Part of the Cellulomonas hominis genome, GGCGACCCGGAACCCGGTCGCCTCGATCCGGCCGCCGTAGTACCGCTCCACCACCTCGACGCCGATGACGCCCGTGGTGTCGGCGACGAGCTGGCTGCACGCCGCCGCGAGCTCGCGCAGGTCGCTGCCGACCGCGTCGACCAGGGACCGCACGGCGCGCGGCTCCATCCGCCGGCGGGCGCGCCGCAGCTCCTGGTTCACGAACGCGACCTTGTCCGCGTCCCGCTTGACCGGCTCGCAGGCGGCGACCGGGTGGCCGGCCGCCTTCACGGCGTCGAGGAGCCGCTTGCCCCGCTGCCCGCCGCCGTGCCGCAGGACGAGCACCACGTCCGGCTGGGGCGCCGCGACGTACGCCGTCACCTCGAGGATGAGGTCGTCGGTCGCCTTCTCGACGCCCTCGACCACGACGACCTTGTCCTCCGCGAACAAGGACGGGCTGGTCGCGAGCACGAGCTCGCCCGACCCATACGCCGCGCCGTCGATCCGGGTCAGCTCGATCTCCGGGTCGCGCTCGCGCGCGAGGCCGACGAGCCGCTCCACGGCGCGGTCGGCCAGCAGGTCCTCGGCGCCGCTGACCAGGACGACCGGCGCCAGCTCGACCTCGTCCCACGCGACCCCGACCGGGGCCGACGAGCGGGCACCGCCCCGTGCGGGTCGGCGCGAGGCGGAGCTGGAGGCGGGTGGCACGCCCCTAGGGTGCCACGCCCTGCCGACACCGCAGGACCAGGACCAGCGCCGCCGCGGACGCGCCGGCCAGCAGCAGCGGGCCGACCGGGCCGCCCACCCAGGCGACCTGCGCCCCCGGCAGCCCCGCCGCGGCGCGGGCGACGGCGGCGATCCACCAGCAGCCCGCCCCGGCGACCTGCGCGCACCAGGTGGCCGCCGCCGGCCACCAGCCGCCCAGGAGCGCGGCCAGCAGGCCGCCCACCGTCGCGGGGGCGACGGCCGGGGCGACGAGGACGTTCGCCGGCACCGCGTACAGCGGGACCGCCGGGGACAGCAGCAGCACGACGGGGGCGCAGACGGCCTGGGCCGCGACCGGGACGGCGAGCGCCGCGGCGAGCGCCGAGGCGGTGCCCGGCGGCCCCGGACCCGGTCGGCCCGCGCCCGCGCCCGCGCCCGGGCCCGTGCCCGAACGCCCACCCGCGCCCTCCCGCGCACGCGGACCCGTCCTCGCCGCGGCACCGCCGACGTGGTCGACGCGCGCCGTCCACCCTCGCGCGAGCGGCCCGGCCAGCAGCGCGATCCCGGCGGTCGCGACGACGGACAGCACGAAGCCGATGTCCCCCGCGAGCCACGGGTCGACGACCAGCAGCACGACGACCGCCGCGGCCAGCGCGGGCACGGTCCGGGCCGGGCGCCCCGCGACGAGCCCGAGGACCCCGACCGCCCCCATGACG contains:
- the holA gene encoding DNA polymerase III subunit delta, with protein sequence MPPASSSASRRPARGGARSSAPVGVAWDEVELAPVVLVSGAEDLLADRAVERLVGLARERDPEIELTRIDGAAYGSGELVLATSPSLFAEDKVVVVEGVEKATDDLILEVTAYVAAPQPDVVLVLRHGGGQRGKRLLDAVKAAGHPVAACEPVKRDADKVAFVNQELRRARRRMEPRAVRSLVDAVGSDLRELAAACSQLVADTTGVIGVEVVERYYGGRIEATGFRVADAAVGGAAGEAVALLRHAFATGVDPVPLVAALAARLRVLAKVSAVRGRGSGAERDLGLAPWQIDRSRKELASWTPEGLAQAITAVAQADAEVKGASRDPHFAVERAVLRIAASVRR